Proteins encoded in a region of the Solanum dulcamara chromosome 9, daSolDulc1.2, whole genome shotgun sequence genome:
- the LOC129902675 gene encoding patatin-like protein 2, which yields MERKTSQIQPPTYGDFITVLSIDGGGIRGIIPATILNFLESQLQELDGKDARLADYFDVIAGTSTGGLVTAMLTAPDENNRPLYAAKDITPFYLEHCPKIFPQKNCGLFAPIRKMVQALIGSKYDGKYLHKVVKEKLKNIRLSNTITNVVIPTFDIKKLQPTIFSTYETKRSTCSDAKLSDVCISTSAAPTYLPAHYFKVEDGKGNVREHNLIDGGVAANNPGLIAIAEVSKEIFKNNPDFFPIKPMDYGRFLVISIGTGAAKFEDKYNSSMAAKWGIVDWLFKKGSTPLVDIFTQSSADMVDYHNSVVFQALHSENSYLRIQEDGLSGTEASVDVATKGNLERLVEIGKNLLKKPLSRVNMETGLTEPIPNGGTNEEALKRFATLLVNERRLRESRSPLVIKKASK from the exons ATGGAGAGAAAGACATCTCAAATCCAACCTCCAACTTATGGAGATTTCATCACTGTTCTTAGTATTGATGGAGGTGGCATTCGAGGAATTATTCCAGCTACCATCCTCAATTTTCTTGAATCGCAACTTCAg GAGTTGGATGGAAAGGATGCAAGGCTTGCAGATTACTTTGACGTAATTGCTGGAACTAGCACTGGTGGCCTTGTGACGGCCATGCTAACGGCTCCAGATGAAAATAATCGTCCACTTTATGCGGCCAAAGATATTACCCCGTTCTATTTGGAGCATTGTCCAAAGATTTTTCCACAAAAGAACTG TGGTTTGTTTGCTCCAATTAGGAAGATGGTACAAGCTCTAATAGGATCAAAATATGATGGAAAATACCTACATAAAGTTGTCaaggaaaaattgaaaaatattcgCCTTAGTAATACTATTACTAACGTTGTTATTCCAACTTTTGATATCAAGAAGTTGCAACCAACCATTTTCTCCACTTATGAG ACGAAACGATCAACATGTTCTGATGCAAAATTGTCAGATGTTTGTATTAGTACTTCAGCAGCTCCAACTTATCTTCCTGCTCATTATTTCAAAGTTGAAGATGGTAAAGGCAATGTTAGAGAACATAATCTCATTGATGGTGGCGTTGCTGCAAATAATCCG GGTTTGATTGCAATAGCAGAAGTAAGCAAAGAAATTTTCAAGAATAACCCGGATTTCTTCCCAATAAAACCGATGGACTATGGTCGTTTTCTTGTAATATCAATAGGGACAGGAGCTGCAAAATTTGAAGACAAATATAATTCATCCATGGCAGCCAAATGGGGGATTGTGGATTGGTTATTTAAGAAAGGTTCTACACCATTAGTCGACATATTCACTCAATCAAGTGCCGATATGGTTGATTACCATAATTCTGTTGTTTTTCAAGCTCTTCATAGTGAAAATAGTTACCTTCGAATTCAA GAGGATGGACTGAGTGGAACAGAAGCCTCAGTAGATGTGGCTACAAAGGGAAATTTGGAGAGACTAGTGGAAATTGGgaaaaatttattgaaaaagcCACTTTCAAGGGTAAATATGGAAACAGGTTTGACAGAACCAATTCCTAATGGAGGCACTAATGAAGAAGCCCTTAAGAG GTTTGCAACATTATTGGTCAATGAAAGAAGACTTCGTGAGTCAAGATCGCCACTTGTTATCAAGAAAGCCTCGAAGTAA
- the LOC129902671 gene encoding patatin-like protein 2 isoform X3: protein MERKTSQIQPPTYGDLITVLSIDGGGIRGIIPATILSFLESQLQELDGKDARLADYFDIIAGTSTGGLVTAMLTTPDENNRPLYAAKDITPFYLENCPKIFPQKKCGLFAPIGNIVQTLIGPKYDGKYLHEVIKEKLKDTRLSNTITNVVIPTFDIKKLQPTIFSTYEGLIAISEVSKEILKNNPDFYPIKPMDYRRFLVISLGTGAAKCEQKYNSSMAAKWGIVEWLFHKGSTPLVEVFTQSSADMVDYHNSVVFQALRSEDSYLRIQEDELSGTEASVDVATKENLERLVEIGENLLKKPLSRVNLETGLTEPIPKGGTNEEALKRYIIIILSSEIIRLIFLLHANKHSLGGL, encoded by the exons ATGGAGAGAAAAACATCTCAAATCCAACCTCCAACTTACGGAGATTTGATCACTGTTCTTAGCATCGATGGAGGTGGTATTCGAGGAATTATTCCAGCTACCATCCTTAGTTTTCTTGAATCGCAACTTCAg GAATTGGATGGAAAAGATGCAAGACTTGCAGATTACTTTGACATAATTGCTGGAACGAGCACTGGTGGCCTTGTGACGGCCATGCTAACGACTCCAGACGAAAATAATCGTCCACTTTATGCCGCCAAAGATATTACACCATTCTACTTGGAGAACTGTCCAAAGATTTTTCCACAAAAGAAatg CGGTTTATTTGCTCCAATTGGGAATATTGTGCAAACTCTAATAGGACCAAAATATGATGGCAAATACCTACATGAAGTCATCAAGGAAAAATTGAAAGATACTCGTCTTAGTAATACTATTACTAATGTTGTTATTCCGACTTTTGATATCAAGAAGTTGCAACCAACAATATTCTCCACTTATGAG gGTTTGATTGCAATATCGGAAGTAAGcaaagaaattttgaagaacAACCCAGATTTCTACCCAATAAAACCGATGGACTATCGTCGTTTCCTTGTAATATCATTAGGGACAGGAGCTGCAAAATGTGaacaaaaatataattcatcCATGGCAGCCAAATGGGGTATTGTCGAGTGGTTATTTCACAAAGGTTCTACACCATTAGTGGAAGTATTCACACAATCAAGTGCTGATATGGTTGATTACCATAATTCTGTTGTTTTTCAAGCTCTTCGTAGTGAAGATAGTTATCTTCGAATTCAA GAGGATGAACTGAGTGGAACAGAAGCATCAGTGGATGTGGCTACAAAGGAAAATTTGGAGAGGCTAGTGGAAATAGGagaaaatttattgaaaaaacCACTTTCAAGGGTTAATTTGGAAACAGGTTTGACAGAACCAATTCCTAAAGGAGGCACCAATGAGGAAGCCCTTAAAAGGTATATCATCATAATACTTTCGTCAGAAATTATCcgtcttatttttcttttacacgCAAATAAACATTCATTAGGAGGTTTGTAA
- the LOC129902671 gene encoding patatin-like protein 2 isoform X1, protein MERKTSQIQPPTYGDLITVLSIDGGGIRGIIPATILSFLESQLQELDGKDARLADYFDIIAGTSTGGLVTAMLTTPDENNRPLYAAKDITPFYLENCPKIFPQKKCGLFAPIGNIVQTLIGPKYDGKYLHEVIKEKLKDTRLSNTITNVVIPTFDIKKLQPTIFSTYETKRSACYDAKLSDVCISTSAAPTYLPAHSFKVEDGKGNVKEHHLIDGGVAANNPGLIAISEVSKEILKNNPDFYPIKPMDYRRFLVISLGTGAAKCEQKYNSSMAAKWGIVEWLFHKGSTPLVEVFTQSSADMVDYHNSVVFQALRSEDSYLRIQEDELSGTEASVDVATKENLERLVEIGENLLKKPLSRVNLETGLTEPIPKGGTNEEALKRYIIIILSSEIIRLIFLLHANKHSLGGL, encoded by the exons ATGGAGAGAAAAACATCTCAAATCCAACCTCCAACTTACGGAGATTTGATCACTGTTCTTAGCATCGATGGAGGTGGTATTCGAGGAATTATTCCAGCTACCATCCTTAGTTTTCTTGAATCGCAACTTCAg GAATTGGATGGAAAAGATGCAAGACTTGCAGATTACTTTGACATAATTGCTGGAACGAGCACTGGTGGCCTTGTGACGGCCATGCTAACGACTCCAGACGAAAATAATCGTCCACTTTATGCCGCCAAAGATATTACACCATTCTACTTGGAGAACTGTCCAAAGATTTTTCCACAAAAGAAatg CGGTTTATTTGCTCCAATTGGGAATATTGTGCAAACTCTAATAGGACCAAAATATGATGGCAAATACCTACATGAAGTCATCAAGGAAAAATTGAAAGATACTCGTCTTAGTAATACTATTACTAATGTTGTTATTCCGACTTTTGATATCAAGAAGTTGCAACCAACAATATTCTCCACTTATGAG ACGAAACGATCAGCATGTTACGATGCAAAATTGTCGGATGTTTGTATTAGTACTTCAGCAGCTCCTACTTATCTTCCTGCTCATTCATTCAAAGTTGAAGATGGCAAAGGCAATGTTAAAGAACATCATCTAATTGATGGTGGTGTTGCTGCTAATAATCCG gGTTTGATTGCAATATCGGAAGTAAGcaaagaaattttgaagaacAACCCAGATTTCTACCCAATAAAACCGATGGACTATCGTCGTTTCCTTGTAATATCATTAGGGACAGGAGCTGCAAAATGTGaacaaaaatataattcatcCATGGCAGCCAAATGGGGTATTGTCGAGTGGTTATTTCACAAAGGTTCTACACCATTAGTGGAAGTATTCACACAATCAAGTGCTGATATGGTTGATTACCATAATTCTGTTGTTTTTCAAGCTCTTCGTAGTGAAGATAGTTATCTTCGAATTCAA GAGGATGAACTGAGTGGAACAGAAGCATCAGTGGATGTGGCTACAAAGGAAAATTTGGAGAGGCTAGTGGAAATAGGagaaaatttattgaaaaaacCACTTTCAAGGGTTAATTTGGAAACAGGTTTGACAGAACCAATTCCTAAAGGAGGCACCAATGAGGAAGCCCTTAAAAGGTATATCATCATAATACTTTCGTCAGAAATTATCcgtcttatttttcttttacacgCAAATAAACATTCATTAGGAGGTTTGTAA
- the LOC129902671 gene encoding patatin-like protein 2 isoform X2, which translates to MERKTSQIQPPTYGDLITVLSIDGGGIRGIIPATILSFLESQLQELDGKDARLADYFDIIAGTSTGGLVTAMLTTPDENNRPLYAAKDITPFYLENCPKIFPQKKCGLFAPIGNIVQTLIGPKYDGKYLHEVIKEKLKDTRLSNTITNVVIPTFDIKKLQPTIFSTYETKRSACYDAKLSDVCISTSAAPTYLPAHSFKVEDGKGNVKEHHLIDGGVAANNPGLIAISEVSKEILKNNPDFYPIKPMDYRRFLVISLGTGAAKCEQKYNSSMAAKWGIVEWLFHKGSTPLVEVFTQSSADMVDYHNSVVFQALRSEDSYLRIQEDELSGTEASVDVATKENLERLVEIGENLLKKPLSRVNLETGLTEPIPKGGTNEEALKRFATILVNERRLRESRSPLIIKKSSK; encoded by the exons ATGGAGAGAAAAACATCTCAAATCCAACCTCCAACTTACGGAGATTTGATCACTGTTCTTAGCATCGATGGAGGTGGTATTCGAGGAATTATTCCAGCTACCATCCTTAGTTTTCTTGAATCGCAACTTCAg GAATTGGATGGAAAAGATGCAAGACTTGCAGATTACTTTGACATAATTGCTGGAACGAGCACTGGTGGCCTTGTGACGGCCATGCTAACGACTCCAGACGAAAATAATCGTCCACTTTATGCCGCCAAAGATATTACACCATTCTACTTGGAGAACTGTCCAAAGATTTTTCCACAAAAGAAatg CGGTTTATTTGCTCCAATTGGGAATATTGTGCAAACTCTAATAGGACCAAAATATGATGGCAAATACCTACATGAAGTCATCAAGGAAAAATTGAAAGATACTCGTCTTAGTAATACTATTACTAATGTTGTTATTCCGACTTTTGATATCAAGAAGTTGCAACCAACAATATTCTCCACTTATGAG ACGAAACGATCAGCATGTTACGATGCAAAATTGTCGGATGTTTGTATTAGTACTTCAGCAGCTCCTACTTATCTTCCTGCTCATTCATTCAAAGTTGAAGATGGCAAAGGCAATGTTAAAGAACATCATCTAATTGATGGTGGTGTTGCTGCTAATAATCCG gGTTTGATTGCAATATCGGAAGTAAGcaaagaaattttgaagaacAACCCAGATTTCTACCCAATAAAACCGATGGACTATCGTCGTTTCCTTGTAATATCATTAGGGACAGGAGCTGCAAAATGTGaacaaaaatataattcatcCATGGCAGCCAAATGGGGTATTGTCGAGTGGTTATTTCACAAAGGTTCTACACCATTAGTGGAAGTATTCACACAATCAAGTGCTGATATGGTTGATTACCATAATTCTGTTGTTTTTCAAGCTCTTCGTAGTGAAGATAGTTATCTTCGAATTCAA GAGGATGAACTGAGTGGAACAGAAGCATCAGTGGATGTGGCTACAAAGGAAAATTTGGAGAGGCTAGTGGAAATAGGagaaaatttattgaaaaaacCACTTTCAAGGGTTAATTTGGAAACAGGTTTGACAGAACCAATTCCTAAAGGAGGCACCAATGAGGAAGCCCTTAAAAG GTTTGCAACAATATTGGTCAATGAAAGAAGACTTCGTGAGTCGAGGTCGCCACTTATTATCAAGAAATCCTCGAAGTAA